A part of Olleya sp. Bg11-27 genomic DNA contains:
- a CDS encoding universal stress protein → MKNILLLTDFSKSSKNAIHYAAKLFENETINFHLVYIHKASAFTTADLMTSGNANLYASIVKSPKEDLEDLSKQLQSVYKNPKHTYTEHIDYDVFTDAVNQLIVLHNISLVVMGTNGVTGADEVVFGSHTINVIRKVERPTLIIPKDFEFSKPKGILLPLDEKDELNKKRIDQVFSLVGKTNGNYHVLRITDTAIDETEDVTSLEKLLEDNSYSYNQVSNVPMDQVVDTYLQTNSIDLEVFIIQKISFLERLFSGSPITKHSKIASVPLFILHD, encoded by the coding sequence ATGAAGAACATACTTTTACTTACCGATTTTTCCAAAAGCTCTAAAAACGCAATACATTATGCGGCAAAACTGTTTGAAAATGAAACTATTAATTTTCATTTAGTGTATATACATAAAGCTTCGGCTTTTACAACTGCAGATTTAATGACTTCAGGGAATGCTAACTTATATGCTTCGATTGTAAAATCACCTAAAGAAGATTTAGAAGACTTATCAAAACAATTACAGTCCGTTTATAAAAATCCAAAACACACGTATACTGAGCATATCGATTACGACGTGTTTACAGATGCGGTAAACCAGTTAATCGTACTGCATAACATAAGCTTAGTGGTGATGGGCACAAATGGTGTCACAGGAGCAGATGAGGTTGTTTTTGGAAGCCACACCATAAATGTAATTAGAAAAGTAGAAAGGCCAACATTGATAATACCAAAGGATTTTGAGTTTTCTAAACCAAAAGGGATATTACTGCCGTTAGACGAAAAAGACGAATTAAATAAAAAAAGAATAGATCAAGTTTTTAGTTTAGTAGGAAAAACTAACGGTAATTACCACGTGTTAAGAATTACTGACACTGCGATTGACGAAACAGAAGATGTAACTAGTTTAGAAAAGCTATTAGAAGACAATAGTTATAGCTATAATCAAGTATCAAATGTCCCTATGGACCAGGTTGTCGATACGTATTTACAAACTAATTCTATAGATTTAGAAGTCTTTATTATTCAAAAAATTAGCTTTTTGGAACGTTTGTTTTCGGGTTCGCCAATTACAAAACATAGTAAAATAGCGTCTGTACCGTTATTTATTTTGCATGACTAG
- the ccoG gene encoding cytochrome c oxidase accessory protein CcoG, producing the protein MEAPINEGFRDSIATIGEDGKRAWVFPKKPSGKFYDYRKLVSYVLLVFLFGAPFVKINGNQFLLFNVLERRFNVFGFPFWPQDFHLFVISMIIGVVFITIFTVAFGRIFCGWICPQTIFLEMVFRRFEYWIDGDRGAQMKLKRSKWTPEKIRKRVLKHTIFIIISFLIANVFLAYLIGSDKLLNYVTEGPFQHLGTLFPLLIFTGLFYFVFSWFREQVCIIACPYGRLQGVLLDNQSIIVAYDHKRGEGEKGRKKFRKNEDREALGHGDCIDCMQCVNVCPTGIDIRNGTQLECINCTACIDECDDIMDKVGLPKGLIRYTSEDNIEKKAPFKLTLRLKAYIVVLFVLTGVLIAMLQLRNDVEATVLRLPGQLFEHKADNIISNVFTYKLINKTTEKIDNVDFKLRTYKGTIKLVSTDKSFSVPAQGLAEGTLFIELDQGVLKGDKTKLTIEVYSADKLIETTTVNFLGPRSYN; encoded by the coding sequence ATGGAAGCTCCAATTAATGAGGGTTTTAGAGACTCTATTGCAACTATTGGCGAAGATGGTAAACGGGCTTGGGTTTTTCCTAAAAAGCCAAGCGGTAAGTTTTACGATTACAGGAAGCTTGTAAGTTATGTACTATTAGTCTTTTTATTTGGAGCTCCATTTGTTAAAATTAATGGGAACCAGTTTTTATTATTTAACGTTTTAGAACGCCGATTTAATGTGTTTGGCTTCCCATTTTGGCCTCAAGATTTTCACTTATTTGTCATTTCTATGATAATAGGAGTGGTCTTTATTACTATTTTTACGGTAGCCTTTGGACGTATATTTTGTGGATGGATTTGTCCGCAAACCATTTTTTTAGAAATGGTATTTAGACGTTTCGAATATTGGATTGATGGTGATAGAGGAGCTCAAATGAAATTGAAACGTTCTAAATGGACACCTGAAAAAATAAGGAAAAGGGTCTTAAAACACACCATTTTTATAATTATTTCGTTTTTAATTGCTAATGTTTTTTTAGCCTATTTAATAGGTAGTGATAAGCTGTTAAATTACGTGACAGAAGGTCCTTTTCAACATTTAGGAACTTTATTCCCTTTATTAATTTTTACTGGATTATTCTATTTTGTGTTTTCTTGGTTTAGAGAACAGGTTTGTATTATCGCTTGTCCTTATGGTCGATTACAAGGGGTGCTTTTAGACAATCAGTCTATAATTGTGGCCTACGATCATAAAAGAGGTGAAGGAGAAAAAGGACGTAAAAAATTCCGTAAAAACGAAGACAGAGAAGCTCTTGGTCATGGTGATTGTATCGATTGTATGCAATGTGTTAATGTCTGTCCAACAGGAATAGATATTAGAAATGGGACGCAGTTAGAATGTATTAATTGCACCGCTTGTATTGACGAGTGTGATGATATCATGGACAAAGTAGGTTTACCAAAAGGGCTGATACGTTATACTAGTGAGGATAACATAGAAAAGAAGGCTCCGTTTAAATTAACGTTGCGTCTTAAAGCATATATCGTTGTTTTATTTGTGCTAACAGGTGTTTTAATAGCCATGTTACAATTGCGTAATGATGTTGAAGCCACAGTCTTAAGATTACCAGGACAGTTGTTCGAGCATAAAGCAGACAATATTATCAGTAATGTTTTTACTTATAAGCTGATCAATAAAACAACAGAAAAGATTGATAATGTCGATTTTAAGCTTAGAACATACAAAGGGACTATTAAATTAGTTTCTACAGATAAAAGTTTTAGTGTTCCTGCACAAGGATTAGCCGAAGGAACCTTGTTTATCGAACTTGATCAAGGTGTTTTAAAAGGCGATAAAACAAAGTTAACTATAGAAGTCTATAGTGCTGATAAATTAATTGAAACAACAACCGTAAACTTCTTAGGACCTAGAAGCTATAATTAA
- the ccoS gene encoding cbb3-type cytochrome oxidase assembly protein CcoS — protein MSVIYILLTVSIVVAIVFFMAFIIAIRNGQFDDGYTPSVRMLFEDELVKPKESLTKNNKKD, from the coding sequence ATGAGCGTTATATATATTTTACTAACAGTAAGCATTGTTGTCGCAATTGTCTTTTTTATGGCTTTTATAATAGCTATAAGAAACGGGCAGTTTGATGATGGTTATACGCCTTCAGTACGTATGCTTTTTGAAGACGAATTGGTTAAACCCAAAGAATCACTAACTAAGAATAATAAAAAAGACTAA
- a CDS encoding CcoQ/FixQ family Cbb3-type cytochrome c oxidase assembly chaperone — MLKFVKNHLDSIAGVEIYPILSLLIFFGFFVALFWWVITAKKDYITEVSNIPLDLDNEFEGESETKS; from the coding sequence ATGTTAAAATTTGTAAAAAATCATTTAGACAGTATTGCAGGTGTAGAGATATACCCAATCCTTTCATTACTTATATTCTTTGGTTTTTTTGTAGCTCTTTTTTGGTGGGTAATTACTGCCAAAAAAGACTACATCACAGAAGTGAGTAATATCCCATTAGATTTGGATAATGAATTCGAAGGAGAAAGCGAAACAAAATCATGA
- the ccoN gene encoding cytochrome-c oxidase, cbb3-type subunit I: protein MEMQQFYYDNKIVKKFLYATILWGVVGMIVGLLLAYMFLFPNMTDGISWLSFGRLRPLHTNAVIFAFVGNAIFAGVYYSTQRLLKARMYSDLLSNINFWGWQLIIVGAAITLPLGYSTSKEYAELEWPFDIAIALIWVAFGANLIGTMLKRRQRHLYVAIWFYIATFVTVAVLHIFNSLEIPVSLTGMKSYSVYAGVQDALVQWWYGHNAVAFFLTTPFLGLMYYFVPKAANRPVYSYRLSIVHFWSLIFIYIWAGPHHLLYTALPEWAQNLGVAFSIMLLMPSWGGMINGLLTLRGAWDKVRVDPVLKFMVVAITGYGMATFEGPMLSLKNVNAIAHYTDWIIAHVHVGALAWNGFLTFGMIYYLVPKLFKTKLYSLPLANLHFWIGTLGIIMYALPMYVAGFTQASMWKQFNPDGNLKYGNFLETVTEIMPMYWMRAIGGTLYLTGMLILVFNVIQTIRKGSVVEDELAEAAALQRVSKKRVSGEGWHTWLERKPIRLTIGATIAILIGGVVQIVPTIMVKSNIPTISSVKPYSPLELQGRDIYIREGCVGCHSQMIRPFRSEVERYGEYSKAGEFVYDHPFLWGSKRTGPDLHRIGGKYSDNWHFNHMYDPQSTSSGSIMPSYKWLINNTLYKSDIEDKMKVMVTLGVPYTDEDIANAQTDMLAQGTKIEKNLYTDPDFAEAYEASKKKGGADFVEMRNREIVAVIAYLQRLGTDIKEGKAETTEQN, encoded by the coding sequence ATGGAAATGCAGCAATTTTATTACGATAACAAAATCGTTAAAAAGTTTCTTTACGCTACCATCCTCTGGGGAGTTGTTGGTATGATTGTAGGGCTACTTTTAGCTTACATGTTTTTGTTCCCTAACATGACCGATGGAATCTCATGGCTAAGTTTTGGACGTTTAAGACCTTTACACACCAATGCGGTGATTTTTGCATTTGTGGGTAATGCTATTTTTGCAGGGGTATATTACTCTACGCAACGTCTATTAAAAGCTAGAATGTATAGCGATTTGTTAAGTAATATTAACTTTTGGGGATGGCAATTAATAATTGTTGGTGCTGCTATAACATTACCTTTAGGTTATTCGACATCAAAAGAATATGCCGAATTAGAATGGCCTTTTGATATTGCTATTGCGTTAATTTGGGTGGCTTTTGGAGCGAACTTGATTGGAACAATGCTCAAGCGTCGTCAACGTCATTTATATGTTGCTATTTGGTTTTACATTGCGACATTTGTAACGGTTGCGGTATTACATATTTTTAATAGTTTGGAAATACCGGTTAGTTTAACGGGGATGAAAAGTTATTCTGTTTATGCAGGAGTACAAGATGCTTTAGTACAATGGTGGTATGGACATAATGCAGTAGCGTTTTTCTTAACGACACCATTTTTAGGGTTGATGTATTACTTTGTACCTAAAGCGGCTAACAGACCAGTATATTCTTATAGACTATCTATTGTTCACTTTTGGTCTTTAATCTTTATTTATATTTGGGCTGGACCACACCATTTACTGTATACAGCGTTACCAGAATGGGCTCAAAATTTAGGAGTTGCATTTTCAATTATGTTATTGATGCCGTCTTGGGGAGGGATGATAAACGGATTATTAACACTTCGTGGTGCTTGGGATAAAGTACGTGTTGATCCTGTACTTAAATTTATGGTTGTTGCTATTACGGGGTACGGAATGGCAACGTTTGAAGGACCAATGCTATCACTTAAAAATGTGAATGCGATTGCGCATTATACAGATTGGATTATTGCTCACGTGCATGTTGGTGCTTTAGCGTGGAACGGGTTTTTAACTTTTGGTATGATTTACTATTTAGTTCCAAAATTATTTAAAACAAAATTATATTCTTTACCACTAGCAAACCTTCATTTTTGGATTGGTACTTTAGGTATTATCATGTACGCCTTACCAATGTATGTTGCAGGGTTTACACAAGCTAGTATGTGGAAACAATTTAATCCAGATGGGAATTTAAAATACGGTAACTTCTTAGAAACAGTAACCGAAATTATGCCAATGTATTGGATGCGTGCCATAGGAGGGACTTTATACTTAACAGGAATGTTAATCTTAGTCTTTAACGTGATCCAAACGATAAGAAAAGGAAGTGTTGTTGAAGATGAATTAGCGGAAGCTGCAGCTTTACAACGTGTGTCTAAAAAACGGGTTTCTGGAGAAGGATGGCACACTTGGTTAGAACGTAAACCAATTAGATTAACTATTGGTGCTACTATAGCTATCTTAATTGGAGGTGTTGTACAGATTGTACCAACAATAATGGTAAAATCTAATATACCAACGATTAGTAGTGTTAAACCATATTCTCCTTTAGAGTTACAAGGTCGAGATATTTATATAAGAGAAGGTTGTGTTGGATGTCACTCTCAAATGATTAGACCTTTTAGAAGTGAAGTAGAACGTTACGGAGAATACAGTAAAGCAGGAGAGTTTGTTTATGACCATCCATTTTTATGGGGAAGTAAGCGTACAGGTCCAGATTTACATCGTATTGGTGGTAAATATTCTGATAACTGGCACTTTAATCACATGTATGATCCACAAAGTACATCGTCAGGGTCGATAATGCCATCTTATAAATGGTTAATCAATAACACATTATATAAGTCTGATATTGAAGATAAAATGAAAGTGATGGTGACTTTAGGTGTGCCATATACGGACGAAGATATTGCTAATGCGCAGACGGATATGTTAGCACAAGGAACAAAAATAGAGAAGAACCTATATACAGATCCTGATTTTGCAGAAGCTTATGAAGCGAGTAAGAAAAAAGGTGGGGCTGATTTTGTAGAAATGCGTAACAGAGAGATTGTTGCAGTTATTGCTTACCTACAACGTTTAGGAACAGATATAAAAGAAGGTAAAGCAGAAACAACAGAACAAAACTAA
- a CDS encoding MBL fold metallo-hydrolase RNA specificity domain-containing protein, producing the protein MESKVKITFLGGAKTVTGSKYLIDAFNTSILIDCGLFQGLKDLRLLNWETLPITVSSIQTVFLTHGHLDHVGYLPRLIKQGFKGSIIGTAPTLAIAEIILKDSAKINEEEAKKANKEHYSKHQPALPFYTIKDVEQTIAKFEVQVEDKWIAINNHISYRFKYNGHIIGSTFIELDIEGKRFVFSGDIGRVNDYLLNDPKYPEHADYLFLESTYGDRLHPIDNLEDKLSQIINDTITTHGNLIIPSFAVERLQMLMFILFKLYQKNKIPNIPIFVDSPMGNNVLEVFKRFPKWHKISDTDYNAMCQHINSITSYADTWKTIDDPRSKIVIAGSGMVTGGRVLTYLQQLIDVSSTTILLVGYQAEGTRGRLLKEGAHEIKFYGKYYPVKASVTSIDSLSAHADQKGLIDWLSHIKNKPKTVYLIHGESTAQNAFRVKIKDTYGWDVKIPTLFETIEISI; encoded by the coding sequence ATGGAATCTAAAGTAAAAATCACATTTTTAGGAGGCGCAAAAACCGTTACAGGCTCAAAATACCTAATAGACGCTTTTAACACCTCTATCCTAATAGATTGTGGCTTATTTCAAGGCTTAAAGGATTTAAGATTATTAAATTGGGAGACGTTACCAATTACGGTTTCATCTATACAAACCGTATTTTTAACCCACGGTCATTTAGATCACGTTGGCTATTTACCACGTTTAATAAAACAAGGATTTAAAGGAAGTATTATTGGTACTGCTCCCACTCTAGCTATTGCCGAAATCATATTAAAAGATAGTGCTAAAATAAATGAAGAAGAGGCAAAAAAAGCGAATAAAGAACACTATTCTAAACACCAGCCAGCGCTTCCTTTTTACACTATAAAAGATGTCGAGCAAACGATTGCTAAGTTTGAAGTACAAGTTGAAGACAAATGGATTGCTATTAACAATCACATCTCTTATCGTTTTAAATATAATGGACACATCATAGGATCTACGTTTATAGAGTTAGATATTGAAGGGAAACGTTTTGTGTTTTCTGGAGATATTGGTAGAGTTAATGATTATTTATTAAATGATCCAAAATACCCAGAGCATGCCGATTACTTATTTCTAGAAAGTACTTATGGAGATAGACTACATCCTATTGATAATTTAGAGGACAAACTTTCTCAAATAATAAACGATACTATAACTACTCATGGCAATTTAATTATTCCAAGTTTTGCAGTAGAGCGTTTACAAATGCTCATGTTTATATTATTTAAACTCTATCAAAAAAACAAAATACCAAACATCCCTATTTTTGTAGATAGTCCTATGGGAAATAATGTTTTAGAAGTATTCAAACGGTTTCCTAAATGGCATAAAATCTCGGATACAGATTACAATGCCATGTGCCAACATATAAATAGTATTACTAGCTATGCAGATACCTGGAAAACAATCGATGATCCACGGTCAAAAATTGTAATCGCAGGAAGCGGAATGGTAACAGGCGGGCGTGTTTTAACCTATTTACAACAATTAATAGATGTCTCTTCAACAACTATTTTATTAGTAGGGTATCAAGCAGAAGGCACTAGAGGGCGTTTACTAAAAGAAGGCGCTCATGAAATTAAATTTTATGGTAAATATTATCCCGTAAAAGCATCCGTAACAAGTATAGACAGTCTTTCTGCGCATGCAGACCAAAAGGGGTTGATTGATTGGTTAAGCCACATTAAAAACAAACCAAAAACAGTATATTTAATACATGGCGAATCTACCGCACAAAATGCCTTTAGAGTAAAAATAAAAGATACGTATGGATGGGATGTAAAAATACCAACGCTTTTTGAAACTATTGAAATTTCGATTTAA
- a CDS encoding cbb3-type cytochrome c oxidase N-terminal domain-containing protein — MKNLIPSYVRVPVIFFTIFGLVEYFVDSGDKPAFIEYPIIMLFLALVLFVLIAIEGIVGSIENVLFQSLDASEKERYIANAPKAPQFTKLKALYNKLKGDEKPIEEEHEIILDHNYDGIRELDNNLPPWWLYSWYASMVFAVIYLFNFHITGTSGTQFDELDSEYAQAKIDIEEYKKTAKNLIDANSVELLTEAADLQNGKKIFGENCIACHMTDGGGGIGPNLTDKHWILGGDIKSVFHTISEGGRSGKGMISWKKEGLKPLEMAQVASYVLSLQGTTPANPKEAEGDLWQPEGAEAPEAIQGDEVLEGEETDVLETENTEVLEIEDSVSMNN, encoded by the coding sequence ATGAAAAATTTAATCCCGTCTTACGTTAGAGTCCCTGTTATATTTTTTACAATCTTCGGATTGGTAGAATATTTTGTAGACTCAGGAGATAAACCAGCCTTTATTGAGTACCCTATAATCATGTTATTTTTAGCATTGGTATTATTTGTGCTTATTGCAATTGAAGGTATTGTGGGGTCTATTGAAAACGTGTTGTTTCAAAGTTTAGACGCTTCAGAAAAAGAACGATACATCGCAAATGCACCAAAAGCACCTCAGTTTACTAAGCTAAAAGCGTTATATAATAAGCTTAAAGGAGATGAGAAGCCAATAGAAGAAGAGCACGAAATTATCTTAGACCACAATTATGATGGCATTAGAGAGCTTGACAATAATTTACCGCCATGGTGGCTATATTCTTGGTATGCATCTATGGTTTTTGCAGTAATTTATTTATTCAATTTTCATATTACGGGAACGTCAGGAACACAATTTGATGAGTTGGATAGCGAATATGCTCAAGCAAAAATCGATATTGAAGAATATAAGAAAACGGCTAAAAATTTAATAGATGCTAATTCTGTTGAGTTACTAACGGAAGCTGCAGATTTACAAAATGGTAAAAAAATATTTGGTGAGAACTGTATCGCATGCCACATGACAGATGGAGGTGGAGGTATTGGACCAAACCTTACGGATAAACACTGGATTTTAGGAGGAGATATTAAAAGTGTCTTTCATACGATATCAGAAGGTGGACGTTCTGGAAAAGGTATGATTTCTTGGAAAAAGGAAGGTTTAAAACCATTAGAAATGGCTCAAGTAGCAAGTTATGTTTTGTCTTTACAAGGGACAACACCTGCTAACCCAAAAGAAGCTGAAGGCGACTTATGGCAACCAGAAGGAGCAGAAGCACCCGAAGCAATTCAAGGTGATGAGGTTTTAGAAGGAGAAGAGACAGACGTATTAGAAACAGAAAACACTGAAGTATTAGAAATAGAGGATTCTGTTTCTATGAATAATTAA
- a CDS encoding FixH family protein, producing MKFNWGTGVVIAFIFFISFILYFVIAMNTDKNLDHDLVNENYYKQELEFQNDINKEKNAKTLDSKILWKKTSEGLVLTFPAELDDQVIKGKVFLYRPSNKQLDFETTILLSNHNLLIPDKRLLDGRWNIKIDWSYKDSKYMFKEEIQY from the coding sequence ATGAAATTTAATTGGGGAACAGGAGTCGTTATAGCATTTATATTTTTTATAAGCTTTATCTTATATTTTGTAATCGCGATGAATACAGATAAAAATCTAGATCACGATTTAGTTAATGAAAATTATTATAAGCAAGAATTAGAGTTTCAAAACGATATCAATAAAGAGAAAAATGCTAAAACGCTAGACTCTAAAATACTATGGAAAAAAACGTCAGAAGGTTTAGTCTTGACGTTTCCAGCAGAGTTGGATGACCAAGTAATTAAAGGTAAAGTGTTCCTATATAGACCATCTAATAAACAACTAGACTTCGAAACCACAATTTTGTTGTCTAATCACAATTTGCTCATACCTGACAAACGTTTGTTAGATGGTCGTTGGAACATTAAAATCGATTGGAGCTACAAAGATAGTAAATACATGTTTAAAGAAGAGATACAGTACTAA
- a CDS encoding sulfite exporter TauE/SafE family protein, with the protein MLLTALIFGLLGSFHCVGMCGPIAFMLPVDRSNSLKKMTQIGAYHFGRLLAYSIIGLIFGLIGESLYIFGLQQKLSIVIGVLMIIVILFPYKKIGQNFIVKPIYKAVGFVKKQMGQALKKKTADTFLTIGFLNGFLPCGLVYMAVFGATATGTAWQGSLYMAFFGLGTIPLMTTAIYLGKFLNAQVKQRIQKAIPVFIVIIGALFILRGLGLGIPYVSPSPVIEMVNSAIDCH; encoded by the coding sequence ATGTTACTTACGGCACTTATATTTGGTTTATTAGGAAGCTTTCACTGCGTCGGTATGTGTGGCCCAATAGCCTTTATGTTGCCAGTAGACAGAAGTAATTCTTTAAAAAAAATGACACAAATAGGCGCCTATCATTTCGGACGTTTATTAGCCTATAGTATCATTGGTCTTATCTTTGGATTGATAGGTGAAAGTTTATATATTTTTGGGTTACAACAAAAGTTATCTATAGTTATTGGTGTTTTAATGATCATTGTGATCCTTTTTCCTTATAAAAAAATAGGCCAAAATTTTATTGTAAAACCCATTTATAAAGCGGTCGGTTTTGTGAAAAAACAAATGGGACAAGCTTTAAAAAAGAAAACTGCAGACACATTTTTAACTATTGGTTTTTTAAATGGCTTCCTACCATGTGGTTTAGTATATATGGCTGTTTTTGGAGCCACCGCCACCGGTACCGCTTGGCAAGGTAGTTTATATATGGCTTTTTTTGGGTTAGGTACTATACCTTTAATGACTACCGCGATTTACTTAGGTAAGTTTTTAAATGCACAAGTTAAACAGCGTATTCAAAAAGCTATTCCGGTATTTATAGTCATCATTGGTGCATTATTTATTTTAAGAGGCTTAGGACTAGGTATACCATATGTGTCGCCTTCTCCTGTTATAGAAATGGTCAATAGCGCCATTGATTGTCACTAA
- a CDS encoding restriction endonuclease codes for MADNNIYIKKASGDRVKFSIEKLKTSLINSGADNILADSITKNVRDELFQGISTKEIYNRAFALLKAKQSHLASKYKLKKAIYELGPTGFPFERYVAAIIEASGYTTKVGDIINGHCVKHEIDILATKSNETYVVECKFHSDAGLNCNVKIPLYIFSRFKDVQKKWNTNLKLKTKVTQGWVVTNTRFTEDARRYGNCVGLYLLSWDYPKNNGLKHRIDTHKLYPITVSTLLTKREKQFLLNREVVLCKDLINDAFYLDHLAISKNRKTRILNEIKLLCNQN; via the coding sequence ATGGCAGATAATAACATTTATATAAAAAAAGCTTCTGGTGATCGGGTTAAATTTTCAATTGAAAAATTAAAAACCTCTTTGATAAATTCTGGAGCAGACAACATATTGGCCGATAGTATTACAAAAAATGTTAGAGATGAGTTATTTCAAGGTATTTCTACTAAAGAAATTTATAACAGAGCATTTGCTCTATTAAAAGCAAAACAAAGTCACCTAGCCTCTAAATACAAGCTTAAAAAAGCTATTTACGAGCTGGGACCAACAGGTTTCCCTTTTGAACGCTATGTTGCTGCTATTATAGAAGCCTCTGGATATACAACTAAAGTTGGAGATATTATTAATGGCCATTGTGTAAAACATGAAATAGACATTTTAGCGACTAAATCAAATGAGACATACGTTGTAGAGTGTAAATTTCATAGTGATGCTGGTTTAAATTGTAACGTAAAAATTCCGTTATACATCTTTTCTAGATTTAAAGATGTGCAAAAAAAATGGAATACAAATTTAAAATTAAAGACCAAAGTAACACAAGGCTGGGTCGTTACAAATACCCGTTTCACAGAGGATGCAAGGCGCTATGGTAATTGCGTTGGCTTATATCTGTTAAGTTGGGATTATCCTAAAAACAATGGTTTAAAACACCGTATAGATACACATAAATTGTATCCCATAACGGTCTCTACTTTATTAACCAAAAGAGAGAAACAGTTTCTTTTAAATAGAGAAGTTGTACTATGCAAAGACTTAATAAATGATGCTTTCTATTTAGACCACTTAGCCATATCCAAAAATCGAAAAACGCGCATTTTAAATGAAATAAAATTACTGTGTAATCAAAACTAA